From Ramlibacter tataouinensis, the proteins below share one genomic window:
- the der gene encoding ribosome biogenesis GTPase Der — protein MKPVLALVGRPNVGKSTLFNRITKSRDAIVADFAGLTRDRHYGNAKQGRIEFIVIDTGGFEPTAESGIYMEMAKQTRQAVAEADVVVFVVDARGGLSAQDHDIAKYLRKLGKPTVLAANKAEGMTEGIQFSEFYELGLGEIHPVSAAHGQGVRSLVEEAFATLDLPEPEEEAEAEDTGIVKLAVAGRPNVGKSTLINTWLGEERLVAFDLPGTTRDAISVPFEREGQKFELIDTAGLRRKGKVFEAIEKFSVVKTLQAIESANVVLLLLDATQGVTDQDAHIAGYILESGRAVVLAVNKWDAVDDYQRQQVQRQIETRLAFLKFAPLHFISAIKRQGLGPVWTAIAQAYRSAMAKMSTPVLTRLLLEAVQFQQPKRSGMFRPKLRYAHQGGMNPPVIVIHGNSLEHVTDAYKRFLEGRFRKEFNLVGTPLRIEMKTSRNPYAAKDAG, from the coding sequence ATGAAGCCCGTTCTTGCGTTGGTCGGCCGGCCCAACGTCGGCAAGTCGACCCTTTTCAACCGAATCACGAAGTCGCGCGACGCGATCGTCGCCGACTTCGCCGGTCTCACGCGTGACCGGCACTATGGCAACGCCAAGCAGGGCCGGATCGAATTCATCGTGATCGACACGGGCGGCTTCGAGCCGACCGCCGAGAGCGGCATCTACATGGAGATGGCCAAGCAGACGCGCCAGGCCGTCGCCGAGGCCGACGTGGTGGTGTTCGTGGTCGATGCGCGCGGCGGGCTGTCCGCGCAGGACCACGACATCGCCAAGTACCTGCGCAAGCTGGGCAAGCCCACGGTGCTCGCGGCCAACAAGGCCGAAGGCATGACCGAGGGCATCCAGTTCTCGGAGTTCTACGAGCTCGGACTGGGCGAGATCCATCCGGTCTCGGCCGCGCACGGGCAGGGCGTCCGCAGCCTCGTGGAAGAAGCCTTCGCGACGCTGGACCTGCCGGAGCCGGAGGAGGAGGCGGAGGCCGAGGACACCGGCATCGTGAAGCTGGCGGTGGCCGGTCGGCCGAACGTCGGCAAGTCCACGCTGATCAACACCTGGCTGGGCGAGGAACGCCTGGTCGCCTTCGACCTGCCGGGCACCACGCGCGACGCGATCTCGGTGCCCTTCGAGCGCGAAGGCCAGAAGTTCGAGCTCATCGACACCGCAGGCCTGCGGCGCAAGGGCAAGGTGTTCGAGGCGATCGAAAAGTTCTCGGTGGTCAAGACGCTGCAGGCCATCGAGTCCGCCAACGTCGTGCTGTTGTTGCTGGACGCCACCCAGGGCGTGACGGACCAGGATGCGCACATCGCAGGCTACATCCTCGAGAGCGGCCGGGCCGTGGTCCTGGCCGTCAACAAGTGGGACGCGGTGGACGACTACCAGCGCCAGCAGGTGCAGCGCCAGATCGAGACGCGGCTGGCCTTCCTGAAGTTCGCCCCGCTGCATTTCATCTCTGCCATCAAGCGCCAGGGCCTGGGGCCCGTGTGGACCGCGATCGCGCAGGCGTACCGCTCCGCCATGGCCAAGATGTCCACGCCGGTGCTTACGCGGCTGTTGCTGGAGGCGGTGCAGTTCCAGCAGCCCAAGCGCTCCGGCATGTTCCGTCCCAAGCTGCGCTACGCGCACCAAGGCGGCATGAACCCGCCGGTGATCGTGATCCACGGCAACTCGCTGGAACATGTCACCGATGCTTACAAGCGATTCCTTGAGGGGCGCTTTCGCAAGGAATTCAATCTGGTGGGGACGCCCCTGCGCATCGAGATGAAGACCTCGCGCAACCCCTATGCGGCAAAGGACGCGGGCTGA
- the hisS gene encoding histidine--tRNA ligase — protein sequence MTLEINTAAKAAPKPAGADKISGVKGMNDILPASVPRKEVLPRNATWQWFDDVVRRVMARYGYQYIVTPVVEPTQLFVRGLGEVTDIVEKEMYSFVDSMNGDRLTLRPEATAGIVRAVVEHNALYNGPLRIWTTGPMFRHERPQKGRYRQFHQLDVEALGFAGPEVDAELILMGRALWRELGLAEGVHYRLEINTLGEPEERRAHRAALIEHFERHAELLDADARNRLHSNPLRILDTKNPAMQEIVESAPKLIDFLGAESKAHFDAVCRLLEAAGQPYRINTRLVRGMDYYNRTVFEWTTEHLGSQGTICGGGRYDGLIGQMGGKSAPAIGFGLGIERLLLLLDALALQGPDVAPAAYAVFGSDGTLARAMPVIEALRAGGVDVVMHSGGGSFKSQLKKADASGARYALIFGDDEVAQGAVTVKALRDGAGAQEQRPLAEAAAWAALLKA from the coding sequence ATGACTTTGGAAATCAACACGGCCGCCAAGGCCGCCCCCAAGCCTGCCGGCGCCGACAAGATCAGCGGCGTCAAGGGCATGAACGACATCCTGCCGGCATCGGTGCCGCGCAAGGAGGTCCTGCCGCGCAACGCCACCTGGCAATGGTTCGATGACGTGGTGCGCCGCGTGATGGCGCGCTACGGCTACCAGTACATCGTGACGCCGGTCGTCGAGCCCACGCAGCTGTTCGTGCGCGGCCTGGGCGAGGTGACCGACATCGTCGAGAAGGAGATGTACTCCTTCGTCGATTCGATGAACGGCGACCGGCTCACGCTGCGGCCGGAAGCCACCGCGGGCATCGTGCGGGCGGTGGTCGAACACAACGCGCTGTACAACGGGCCGCTGCGCATCTGGACGACCGGGCCCATGTTCCGCCACGAGCGGCCGCAGAAGGGCCGCTACCGCCAGTTCCACCAGCTCGACGTCGAGGCGCTGGGCTTCGCGGGCCCCGAGGTCGATGCGGAGCTGATCCTCATGGGCCGCGCCCTCTGGCGCGAACTGGGCCTGGCCGAAGGCGTGCACTACCGGCTCGAGATCAACACGCTGGGCGAGCCCGAGGAGCGGCGCGCGCACCGCGCGGCGCTGATCGAGCACTTCGAGCGGCATGCCGAGCTGCTGGACGCCGACGCCAGGAACCGCCTGCACTCGAATCCGCTGCGTATCCTGGACACCAAGAATCCGGCCATGCAGGAGATCGTCGAGTCGGCCCCGAAGCTGATCGACTTCCTGGGCGCCGAATCCAAGGCCCACTTCGACGCCGTGTGCCGCCTGCTGGAGGCGGCCGGCCAGCCTTACCGGATCAACACGCGGCTGGTGCGCGGCATGGATTACTACAACCGCACCGTGTTCGAGTGGACCACCGAGCATCTCGGGTCGCAGGGCACGATCTGCGGCGGCGGACGCTATGACGGCCTGATCGGCCAGATGGGCGGCAAAAGTGCGCCGGCCATCGGCTTCGGCCTGGGCATCGAGCGCCTGCTGCTCCTGCTGGACGCCCTAGCACTGCAGGGACCGGATGTCGCGCCGGCGGCCTATGCAGTGTTCGGCTCGGACGGCACCCTGGCCCGGGCCATGCCGGTGATCGAGGCGCTGCGCGCCGGCGGGGTCGACGTCGTGATGCACAGCGGCGGCGGCTCGTTCAAGAGCCAGCTCAAGAAGGCCGACGCGAGCGGCGCGCGCTACGCCCTGATCTTCGGCGACGACGAGGTCGCGCAGGGCGCGGTCACCGTCAAGGCGCTGCGCGACGGCGCCGGCGCGCAGGAGCAGCGGCCGCTGGCCGAGGCCGCCGCCTGGGCGGCGCTGCTCAAGGCCTAA
- the hflK gene encoding FtsH protease activity modulator HflK gives MNLRLRRLPWAELKGRIRGMFNLNDPRWGRGDDKQSEGNRPERPDDGRGPNQGPPDLDELWRDFNRKLGGLFGGKGRRGGNDYGGGPPDMKSAGIGAGLVAAVVVLIWLGTGFFIVQEGQQAVITQFGRYKATVGAGFNWRLPYPIQRHESIYVSQIRSVDIGRDSIVKATGLRESAVLTMDENIVELKFAVQYRLKDARAWLFESKAPAEAVVQAAESAVREVVGKMRMDSALAEERDQIAPRVRALMQTILDRYNIGVEVVGINLQQGGARPPEQVQAAFDDVLKAGQERERAKNEAQAYANDVIPRAVGGASRLTQEAEGYRARIVAQAQGDSQRFKSLLTEYQRAPQVTRDRLYLEGMQQIYSNVTKVLVESRQGSNLLYLPLDRIMQQVTQGGAAAPGAGEAPATAPPPPVTSGSAPDPRGRTDTRSRERETR, from the coding sequence ATGAACCTTCGACTACGCCGCCTGCCTTGGGCGGAGCTGAAAGGCCGGATCAGGGGAATGTTCAACCTGAACGATCCGCGTTGGGGACGGGGCGACGATAAGCAATCCGAGGGCAACCGGCCCGAGCGGCCGGACGACGGGCGCGGCCCCAACCAGGGGCCGCCCGACCTGGATGAGCTGTGGCGCGACTTCAACCGCAAGCTCGGCGGGCTGTTCGGCGGCAAGGGACGCCGCGGCGGCAACGACTACGGCGGCGGGCCGCCGGACATGAAGAGTGCCGGCATCGGCGCCGGGCTGGTGGCTGCGGTGGTGGTGCTGATCTGGCTGGGCACCGGTTTCTTCATCGTGCAGGAGGGCCAGCAGGCCGTCATCACGCAGTTCGGCCGCTACAAGGCCACCGTCGGCGCGGGCTTCAACTGGCGCCTGCCGTACCCGATCCAGCGGCACGAGAGCATCTACGTGTCGCAGATCCGCTCGGTCGACATCGGCCGCGACAGCATCGTCAAGGCCACCGGGCTGCGGGAGTCGGCGGTGTTGACGATGGACGAGAACATCGTCGAGCTCAAGTTCGCGGTGCAGTACCGCCTCAAGGATGCCCGCGCCTGGCTGTTCGAGAGCAAGGCCCCGGCCGAGGCCGTGGTGCAGGCGGCCGAGAGCGCGGTGCGCGAAGTGGTCGGCAAGATGCGCATGGATTCGGCCCTGGCCGAGGAGCGCGACCAGATCGCGCCGCGCGTGCGTGCGCTGATGCAGACCATCCTCGACCGCTACAACATCGGCGTCGAGGTCGTGGGCATCAACCTGCAGCAGGGCGGCGCGCGTCCGCCCGAACAGGTGCAGGCCGCGTTCGATGACGTGCTCAAGGCCGGCCAGGAGCGCGAGCGCGCCAAGAACGAAGCACAGGCCTATGCCAATGACGTGATCCCGCGCGCGGTCGGTGGGGCCTCGCGGCTGACGCAGGAAGCCGAAGGCTACCGCGCCCGCATCGTCGCGCAGGCGCAGGGCGACTCGCAGCGCTTCAAGTCGCTGCTGACCGAATACCAGCGCGCCCCGCAGGTGACGCGCGACCGGCTGTACCTGGAAGGCATGCAGCAGATCTACAGCAACGTGACCAAGGTGCTGGTGGAATCGCGGCAGGGATCGAACCTCTTGTATCTGCCGCTGGACAGGATCATGCAGCAGGTCACGCAAGGCGGCGCCGCGGCGCCGGGCGCCGGCGAGGCTCCGGCCACTGCGCCGCCGCCGCCGGTCACGAGCGGCTCCGCGCCCGACCCGCGCGGCCGCACCGACACGCGCAGCCGCGAACGCGAGACGCGCTGA
- the hfq gene encoding RNA chaperone Hfq, whose protein sequence is MSNKGQLLQDPFLNTLRREHVPVSIYLVNGIKLQGQIESFDQYVVLLRNTVTQMVYKHAISTIVPGRAVNFQAAESSEGGAS, encoded by the coding sequence GTGAGCAACAAAGGGCAATTACTACAAGACCCCTTCCTGAACACCTTGCGCCGCGAGCATGTGCCGGTCTCGATCTACCTGGTCAATGGTATCAAGCTGCAGGGGCAGATCGAGTCCTTCGACCAGTACGTGGTCCTGTTGCGCAATACCGTGACCCAGATGGTTTACAAGCACGCCATCTCCACCATCGTTCCCGGCCGCGCCGTGAATTTCCAGGCGGCTGAAAGCAGCGAAGGCGGCGCCAGCTGA
- the ispG gene encoding flavodoxin-dependent (E)-4-hydroxy-3-methylbut-2-enyl-diphosphate synthase has product MQESLPVAAASPLSRRTRQARAVWGSNVVTIGGDAPVRIQSMTNTDTQEAVATAIQVKELALAGSELVRITVNTPEAAAQVPYIREQLDRMGIDVPLVGDFHYNGHRLLTEFPDCAQALSKYRINPGNVGKGEKRDRQFAQMIEAAMRWDKCVRIGVNWGSLDQELLAQMMDENSRRADPWDAKAVMYEALVTSAIESARQAESLGMDGSQIILSCKVSGVQDLVSVYRELARRCDYALHLGLTEAGMGTKGTVASSVAMGLLLQEGIGDTIRVSLTPQPGEPRTQEVVIAAEILQSLGLRSFVPSVTACPGCGRTTSTTFQELAKQIDDHLRSSMPVWRAKYPGVETMKLAVMGCIVNGPGESKHADIGISLPGTGEAPAAPVFIDGQKAMTLRGDNIARDFQRIVEEYIEKRFGHVADHA; this is encoded by the coding sequence ATGCAGGAATCTTTGCCGGTCGCCGCGGCATCGCCGCTGTCCCGCCGCACGCGGCAGGCGCGCGCGGTGTGGGGATCGAACGTCGTCACCATCGGTGGCGACGCGCCGGTGCGCATCCAGTCCATGACCAACACCGACACGCAGGAGGCCGTGGCCACCGCGATCCAGGTGAAGGAGCTGGCGCTGGCCGGCTCGGAGCTGGTGCGCATCACCGTGAACACGCCCGAGGCGGCGGCGCAGGTGCCGTACATCCGCGAGCAGCTGGACCGCATGGGCATCGATGTGCCGCTGGTGGGCGACTTCCACTACAACGGCCACCGGCTGCTCACCGAATTCCCCGACTGCGCCCAGGCGCTGTCCAAGTACCGCATCAATCCCGGCAACGTCGGCAAGGGCGAGAAGCGCGACCGCCAGTTCGCCCAGATGATCGAAGCCGCGATGCGCTGGGACAAGTGCGTTCGCATCGGTGTCAACTGGGGCAGCCTCGACCAGGAACTGCTGGCGCAGATGATGGACGAGAACAGCCGCCGCGCCGATCCCTGGGATGCCAAGGCCGTGATGTACGAGGCGCTGGTCACCTCGGCGATCGAATCCGCCCGGCAGGCCGAGAGCCTGGGCATGGACGGCTCGCAAATCATCCTTTCGTGCAAGGTGAGCGGCGTGCAGGACCTGGTGTCCGTCTACCGCGAACTCGCCCGCCGCTGCGACTACGCGCTGCACCTGGGCCTGACCGAGGCCGGCATGGGCACCAAGGGGACCGTGGCGTCCAGCGTGGCCATGGGCCTGCTGCTGCAGGAAGGCATCGGCGACACCATCCGCGTGTCCCTGACACCGCAGCCGGGCGAGCCGCGCACCCAGGAAGTGGTGATCGCCGCCGAGATCCTGCAGTCGCTCGGCCTGCGCAGCTTCGTGCCCAGCGTCACCGCCTGCCCCGGCTGCGGACGCACCACCAGCACGACCTTCCAGGAACTGGCCAAGCAGATCGACGACCACCTGCGCTCCAGCATGCCGGTGTGGCGCGCGAAATACCCCGGGGTCGAGACCATGAAGCTCGCCGTGATGGGCTGCATCGTCAACGGCCCGGGCGAAAGCAAGCACGCCGACATCGGCATCAGCCTGCCGGGCACCGGCGAGGCGCCGGCGGCGCCGGTGTTCATCGACGGCCAGAAGGCGATGACGCTGCGCGGGGACAATATCGCCCGCGACTTCCAGCGTATCGTCGAGGAATACATCGAGAAGCGTTTCGGCCACGTGGCCGATCACGCCTGA
- the bamB gene encoding outer membrane protein assembly factor BamB — protein MRRASIVTGGRRLCIALGVATLTACSSLPLPSFLSSSEKPKPAELTPNPATLGMRSAWTARIGAVDMPLTVNANGSSFVVAGSDGSVAAFDAASGRELWRASAGGPIAAGVGSDGKVSAVVTRANDLVAFEEGKEIWRQRLAAGAYTAPFVAGARVFVLTADRAVSAFDGKTGRKLWSQSRPGEPLVLRQPGVMLAVGDTLVVGLSGRLAGLNPQNGLGRWEAPIATPRGINDVERLVDLVGRVSRTGDVVCARAFQTSVGCVDTRRGAVVWSKQANGAEGVDGDGTLLFGSEADGKVVAWKRDSGERAWTSEMLLHRGLTAPLSLGRSVVVGDSFGYVHILSREDGKLLNRVATDSSAVAAAPVLAGNTLVVVTRSGGVYGFVPQ, from the coding sequence ATGAGGCGCGCTTCCATCGTGACGGGCGGCCGCCGCCTGTGCATCGCGCTGGGCGTCGCGACGCTGACCGCCTGCTCTTCGCTGCCCCTGCCATCTTTCCTGAGCAGCTCCGAAAAGCCGAAGCCCGCCGAACTGACGCCGAATCCGGCGACCCTGGGCATGCGTTCCGCCTGGACGGCGCGCATCGGCGCGGTGGACATGCCGCTCACCGTCAACGCCAACGGCAGCAGCTTCGTGGTCGCCGGCAGCGACGGCTCGGTCGCTGCCTTCGATGCGGCGAGCGGACGTGAACTCTGGCGCGCCAGCGCCGGTGGCCCGATCGCCGCGGGCGTCGGCAGCGATGGCAAGGTCAGCGCCGTCGTCACCCGCGCCAACGACCTGGTGGCCTTCGAGGAAGGCAAGGAAATCTGGCGCCAGCGCCTGGCCGCCGGCGCGTACACCGCGCCCTTCGTGGCGGGCGCCCGCGTTTTCGTCCTGACGGCCGACCGCGCGGTGTCGGCGTTCGACGGCAAGACCGGACGCAAGCTCTGGTCGCAGTCGCGCCCGGGCGAACCGCTGGTGCTGCGCCAGCCGGGCGTCATGCTGGCCGTCGGCGATACCCTGGTGGTGGGCCTGTCCGGCCGCCTGGCGGGCTTGAATCCGCAGAACGGGCTGGGGCGCTGGGAGGCGCCGATCGCCACGCCCCGCGGCATCAATGACGTGGAGCGGCTGGTCGACTTGGTCGGCCGGGTGAGCCGCACGGGCGATGTCGTCTGCGCGCGCGCCTTCCAGACCAGCGTGGGCTGCGTCGACACCCGCCGCGGTGCCGTCGTCTGGTCCAAGCAGGCCAACGGGGCCGAAGGGGTCGATGGCGACGGCACGCTGCTGTTCGGCAGCGAAGCCGACGGCAAGGTGGTTGCCTGGAAGCGCGACAGCGGCGAGCGTGCCTGGACCTCGGAGATGCTGCTGCATCGGGGCCTGACGGCGCCTCTGTCGCTGGGCCGTTCCGTCGTCGTGGGCGACAGCTTCGGCTATGTGCACATTCTCTCGCGCGAGGATGGCAAGTTGCTGAACCGCGTGGCCACCGACTCGTCGGCCGTGGCGGCCGCCCCGGTGCTTGCCGGCAACACACTGGTCGTCGTCACGCGTAGCGGCGGCGTCTACGGCTTCGTGCCCCAGTAA
- the hflX gene encoding GTPase HflX has translation MIPDTTERPAAPAILVGVDLGLPHFDSELEELGLLAETAGLQPVARVACKRKAPDAALFIGRGKADEIKALADELGATEVLFDQALSPGQQRNLERHLDRPVNDRTLLILEIFAQRARSHEGKLQVELARLQYVSTRLVRRWSHLERQTGGAGVRGGPGEKQIELDRRMIGDAIKRTRERLEKVKKQRSTQRRQRERRGAFNISLVGYTNAGKSTLFNALVKARAYAADQLFATLDTTTRQLYLADQDGSAGRSVSLSDTVGFIRDLPHGLVDAFQATLQEAADADLLMHVVDAANPNHPEQIAEVQRVLREIGAEHVPQLLLFNKIDAMPSDQLPRTQSDVYDLEGVRVPRVFASARTGAGLGELRRLLAREVQGRDAQETANDAEFHETSRLNRHNSH, from the coding sequence TTGATCCCTGATACGACCGAACGCCCGGCCGCGCCTGCCATCCTGGTGGGCGTGGATCTGGGCTTGCCCCATTTCGATTCCGAGCTGGAAGAGCTGGGCCTGCTGGCCGAGACCGCCGGCCTGCAGCCGGTGGCGCGCGTGGCCTGCAAGCGCAAGGCCCCGGACGCGGCGCTTTTCATTGGCCGCGGCAAGGCCGACGAGATCAAGGCGCTGGCCGATGAGCTCGGCGCCACCGAGGTCCTATTCGACCAGGCGCTCAGCCCGGGCCAGCAACGCAACCTGGAACGGCACCTGGACCGTCCGGTCAACGACCGCACCCTGCTGATCCTTGAGATCTTCGCGCAACGGGCGCGCAGCCACGAAGGCAAGCTGCAAGTCGAGCTCGCGCGCCTGCAGTACGTCAGCACCAGGCTGGTGCGCCGCTGGTCGCACCTGGAGCGGCAGACCGGCGGGGCGGGCGTTCGCGGCGGCCCGGGTGAAAAGCAGATCGAACTCGACCGCCGGATGATCGGCGACGCCATCAAGCGGACGCGCGAGCGGCTCGAGAAGGTCAAGAAGCAGCGCAGCACGCAGCGCCGCCAGCGCGAGCGGCGCGGGGCCTTCAACATCTCGCTGGTGGGCTACACCAACGCCGGCAAGTCCACGCTGTTCAACGCGCTGGTCAAGGCCCGGGCGTATGCGGCCGACCAGCTGTTCGCCACCCTGGACACCACCACCCGCCAGCTGTACCTGGCCGACCAGGACGGTAGTGCCGGACGGTCGGTCTCGCTGTCGGATACCGTGGGCTTCATCCGCGACCTGCCGCACGGCCTGGTCGATGCGTTCCAGGCGACGCTGCAGGAAGCGGCCGATGCCGACCTGCTGATGCACGTGGTCGATGCGGCCAATCCGAACCACCCCGAGCAGATTGCCGAGGTGCAGCGGGTGCTGCGTGAGATCGGGGCGGAGCATGTCCCGCAGCTGCTGCTGTTCAACAAGATCGACGCCATGCCGTCGGATCAGCTGCCCCGGACGCAAAGCGATGTCTACGACCTCGAGGGCGTTCGCGTGCCGCGTGTATTCGCCAGCGCCCGCACCGGCGCCGGACTGGGTGAGCTGCGGCGCCTGCTCGCGCGCGAAGTGCAAGGCCGCGACGCCCAGGAAACGGCAAACGATGCCGAATTTCACGAAACCAGCCGCCTGAACAGGCACAATTCGCACTGA
- a CDS encoding YfgM family protein: MAKHLDLEEQEQLAELRHFWNEWGNLITWILIVVFGAIAAWNGWNYWQRTQAAQASALYDEVERAAIAGDTARVERAFADIKDKFARTAYAQQAGLLAAKVMADKGNTDGVKAALGWVAEKSSDEGYQAVARLRLAAIAVEAKAYDEALKQLAGGFPKDFESLAADRRGDVYSLQGKKAEAKDEYLKAYKGIDERSDYRRIIEVKLAALGVDTQSIAPAPAGAASGVAKS; the protein is encoded by the coding sequence ATGGCCAAACATCTCGACCTCGAGGAACAGGAGCAGCTTGCCGAACTCAGGCACTTCTGGAACGAATGGGGCAACCTCATCACATGGATCCTGATCGTCGTGTTCGGGGCGATCGCCGCGTGGAACGGCTGGAACTACTGGCAGCGGACGCAGGCGGCGCAGGCTTCGGCGCTCTACGACGAGGTCGAGCGCGCCGCGATTGCCGGTGACACGGCCCGTGTCGAGCGCGCCTTCGCCGACATCAAGGACAAGTTCGCCCGCACCGCCTACGCCCAGCAGGCAGGCTTGCTGGCCGCCAAGGTCATGGCCGACAAGGGCAACACCGACGGCGTGAAGGCCGCGCTGGGCTGGGTGGCCGAGAAGTCCTCGGACGAGGGCTACCAGGCCGTCGCCCGCCTGAGGCTGGCGGCCATCGCCGTCGAGGCCAAGGCCTACGACGAAGCGCTCAAGCAACTGGCGGGCGGTTTCCCCAAGGATTTCGAATCGCTCGCCGCCGACCGGCGCGGCGACGTCTACAGCCTGCAAGGCAAGAAGGCGGAAGCCAAGGACGAGTACCTTAAGGCCTACAAGGGCATCGACGAGCGCAGCGACTATCGCCGCATCATCGAGGTCAAGCTTGCCGCGCTCGGGGTCGATACCCAGAGTATCGCGCCGGCGCCGGCCGGCGCCGCCTCCGGAGTGGCGAAGTCATGA
- the hflC gene encoding protease modulator HflC, whose protein sequence is MNRIGFIVSSALVALALLSSMLFVVDQRQFGVVYALGQIKEVITEPGLNFKLPPPFQNVSYIDKRLLTLDSPDAEPMLTLEKQRVVIDWYVRWRITDPLQYIRNVGLDEAAGANQLNRVVRNAFQEEINRRTVRELLSSKREQLMADVKQEVLEVVKGARPWGIDVVDVRITRADYVEAITESVYRRMEAERKRVANELRSTGAAEGEKIRADADRQREVTIANAYRDAQKIKGEGDAQAAAVYAEAFGRDPQFAQFYRSLEAYKASFNKKGDVLVVDPSGSEFFKAFRGGGAPGAAPAKK, encoded by the coding sequence ATGAACAGAATCGGTTTCATCGTTTCGTCCGCGCTGGTTGCCTTGGCGCTCCTCAGCTCCATGCTGTTCGTCGTGGACCAGCGCCAGTTCGGCGTGGTGTATGCGCTCGGGCAGATCAAGGAAGTGATCACCGAACCGGGCCTCAACTTCAAGCTGCCGCCGCCGTTCCAGAACGTTTCCTACATCGACAAGCGCCTGCTGACGCTGGACAGTCCCGACGCCGAACCCATGCTGACGCTGGAGAAGCAGCGCGTGGTGATCGACTGGTACGTGCGCTGGCGCATCACCGACCCGCTGCAGTACATCCGCAACGTTGGGCTGGACGAAGCCGCCGGCGCGAACCAGCTCAATCGCGTGGTCCGCAACGCATTCCAGGAAGAGATCAACCGGCGCACGGTGCGCGAGCTGCTGTCGTCCAAGCGCGAACAGCTGATGGCCGACGTCAAGCAGGAAGTGCTCGAGGTGGTGAAGGGCGCGCGGCCCTGGGGCATCGACGTGGTGGACGTGCGCATCACGCGCGCCGACTACGTCGAAGCCATCACCGAATCGGTGTACCGCCGCATGGAAGCCGAGCGCAAGCGCGTGGCCAACGAGCTGCGCTCTACCGGCGCGGCCGAGGGCGAGAAGATCCGTGCCGACGCCGACCGCCAGCGCGAGGTGACCATCGCCAATGCCTACCGGGACGCGCAGAAGATCAAGGGCGAGGGCGACGCCCAGGCCGCCGCGGTCTATGCCGAGGCCTTCGGTCGCGATCCTCAGTTCGCGCAGTTCTACCGCAGCCTGGAAGCCTACAAGGCCAGCTTCAACAAGAAGGGCGACGTGCTGGTGGTGGATCCGTCCGGCTCCGAGTTCTTCAAGGCCTTCCGGGGCGGCGGCGCGCCCGGCGCGGCACCCGCCAAGAAGTAG
- a CDS encoding helix-turn-helix domain-containing protein, translated as MSELAASPEAGIGADGVTAGLLLRRAREAAGLHVAALAVSLKVPVRKLEALEGDRYDLLPDAVFARALASSVCRTLKLDPQPVLQRLPQTATPRLIQSTDGLNAPFRTPGDAKPSWIDHLRQPVFLAVLALLLGALVLILVPNTRFEDTLAPAAAPQPAAAVETVALPPAAAATQAAPPDAQNPTTAAAPAADATAAALAPAAPASAAVAATPVAPAAAAPAPAAAAVAQPAASAAAPAAAFTAAAAPAQAGLVVIRTKGESWVDVTDAKGVVALRKTLTAGESAGASGTLPLQVTIGRVDMTEVTVRGKPFDMRPVSRDNVARFEVK; from the coding sequence ATGAGTGAGTTGGCAGCTTCTCCGGAAGCCGGCATCGGCGCCGATGGCGTCACGGCCGGCCTGCTGTTGCGGCGCGCCCGCGAGGCGGCCGGACTGCACGTGGCGGCCCTGGCGGTCTCGCTCAAGGTGCCGGTCCGCAAGCTCGAAGCGCTCGAAGGCGACCGCTACGACCTGCTGCCCGACGCGGTGTTCGCGCGGGCCCTGGCCTCCAGCGTTTGCCGCACGCTGAAGCTCGATCCGCAGCCGGTGCTGCAGCGCCTGCCGCAAACGGCGACGCCGCGGCTCATCCAGAGTACCGATGGCCTGAATGCACCGTTCCGCACGCCTGGCGATGCAAAGCCGAGCTGGATCGACCATCTGCGCCAGCCGGTGTTCCTGGCGGTGCTTGCGCTGTTGCTGGGCGCGCTGGTGCTGATTCTTGTGCCCAACACGCGCTTTGAAGACACACTCGCGCCGGCCGCAGCGCCGCAACCCGCGGCGGCAGTTGAAACAGTCGCGTTGCCGCCGGCTGCGGCGGCTACTCAGGCCGCGCCGCCGGACGCGCAGAATCCAACGACGGCGGCAGCGCCCGCGGCCGATGCAACTGCCGCCGCGCTTGCGCCGGCCGCGCCCGCTTCTGCCGCCGTTGCCGCAACGCCCGTCGCGCCTGCTGCAGCCGCCCCGGCGCCTGCGGCTGCCGCCGTGGCCCAGCCGGCCGCCTCCGCCGCCGCACCTGCGGCGGCTTTCACCGCCGCCGCGGCGCCGGCTCAGGCGGGCCTGGTGGTGATCCGCACCAAGGGCGAGTCCTGGGTGGACGTGACCGATGCCAAGGGCGTCGTCGCGCTGCGCAAGACGCTCACGGCCGGCGAGTCGGCGGGCGCCTCCGGGACGCTTCCCTTGCAGGTGACGATCGGCCGGGTCGACATGACCGAGGTGACGGTGCGGGGCAAGCCGTTTGACATGCGCCCGGTGTCGCGTGACAACGTGGCGCGCTTTGAAGTGAAATAG